In Carya illinoinensis cultivar Pawnee chromosome 9, C.illinoinensisPawnee_v1, whole genome shotgun sequence, the following are encoded in one genomic region:
- the LOC122277124 gene encoding receptor-like protein 7 translates to MAFGQSLGDQQSLLLQLKNNLVFDREDSTKLVHWNENTDCCLWEGVTCSEGRVIGLDLSSEAISDGLDDSSSLFGLQHLQNLNLANNHFNYLQEFPSKLDMLTNLIYLNLSHAGFGGQIPIAISRLTRLVVLDLSSRSSPCASYKRSCDDEMPLIKLENPNLKMLVQNLSELIEIHLDVVKISAPGNEWCEALSSSLPNLRVLSLSNCHLSGPLDPSLLKLQALVSINLKGNHLSTSVPEFLGDFKSLRYLFLSNSGLNGTFPKKIFQLPMLEILDLSGNYLLGGSLPDFPSDGSLRTLLLSRTEFSGVLPDSFGKLTMLSTIDLWGCNFSGSIPESMSSLTQLVYLRLSYNHFCGPIPKSMASLTQLVYLDLSYNHFSEPIPSFSMATNLKMIDLSNNDLTGHITSTDWAMFQNLEFLDLENNLLMGNIPISLFSLPLLRRLILSNNSFSGQLNEFSNVSSDKLSEVYLDSNNLEGPIPMSVFELRGLWFLSLASNNFNGSLKLDDMIQQLSSPKNLDLPSQLKNFTDFLRNQSNLYHLDLSNNQIHGEIPSWIWIPTLNYLDLSHNYFVTLQGPLTNASGIYSLYLQSNQLQGPLPVFIVDASVLDFSRNNFSSIPTNIDHIFRNVEFLSLSSNKLNGSIPASICNISELQVLDMSNNSVSGTIPHCLFEMVNFRPLAVLNLEGNNLSGKISDTFPGNCSLHTLTLNGNQLEGGLPKSLDNCKSLQVLDLGNNHIQDIFPCYLKNISSLRVLVLRSNKFYGSIGCPSHNATWPMLQIIDLASNTFSGNLPSNSLAGWKAMTIDEIGAQLEPRHLGFQGYYQDTVTITMKDQELKLEKILTIFTSIDFSCNNFDGHIPEELGGLKYLHILNLSQNAFTGQIPSTLAKLSKLESLDLSGNELTGEIPQQLADGLIFLSVINLSFNQLVGRIPRIKQFATFSETSYEGNKGLCGFPLKENCSGDGVPPIFEETHSNSEIVVDWNYLSAELGFVFGFGIVIVPLMFWKRWRFWYSKKIDDILFKIFPKLYLGKEYRRKPMHRNQAGRRHQG, encoded by the coding sequence ATGGCTTTTGGCCAGTCTCTCGGCGATCAACAATCCTTGTTGCTCCAATTGAAGAACAATCTCGTATTCGACAGAGAGGATTCGACAAAACTGGTGCACTGGAATGAAAATACTGATTGTTGTTTGTGGGAAGGTGTAACCTGCAGTGAGGGACGTGTTATTGGTCTCGACTTGAGCAGCGAAGCAATCTCCGATGGACTGGACGATTCAAGCAGCCTCTTCGGTCTTCAGCATCTGCAGAACCTCAATTTGGCAAATAACCACTTCAATTATCTACAGGAGTTTCCTTCTAAGCTCGACATGCTGACGAATCTGATTTACTTGAACCTATCACATGCTGGCTTTGGAGGTCAGATTCCAATTGCGATTTCGCGCTTGACAAGGTTGGTTGTTCTTGATTTATCTTCGCGATCGTCACCATGTGCGTCCTATAAACGGTCATGCGATGATGAAATGCCATTGATAAAACTTGAGAATCCAAATCTTAAGATGCTCGTTCAGAACCTTTCTGAGCTTATAGAAATTCATCTTGATGTCGTTAAAATATCAGCACCAGGGAATGAGTGGTGCGAAGCCTTGTCTTCTTCACTGCCAAATCTGAGAGTGTTGAGCTTgtcaaattgtcatctttcaggCCCTCTTGATCCATCCTTACTTAAGCTTCAGGCCCTTGTGAGTATAAATCTCAAAGGCAACCACCTCTCTACTTCAGTTCCAGAGTTCTTGGGAGATTTCAAAAGCTTGAGGTACTTGTTTCTTAGTAATTCTGGGTTGAACGGCACATTTCCAAAAAAGATCTTCCAGTTACCAATGCTTGAGATTCTTGACTTGTCCGGAAATTATCTACTTGGAGGTTCATTGCCAGATTTTCCTTCGGATGGATCTCTCCGGACCCTTCTGCTTAGCAGAACAGAGTTTTCAGGTGTATTGCCAGATTCTTTTGGTAAGCTTACAATGTTATCCACAATAGATCTTTGGGGATGTAATTTCAGTGGATCGATCCCAGAGTCAATGTCAAGCCTCACTCAGCTAGTTTATTTGAGGCTCTCATACAACCATTTCTGCGGACCAATCCCAAAGTCAATGGCAAGCCTCACTCAGTTAGTTTATTTGGACCTCTCatacaaccatttcagcgaaccAATTCCATCGTTCAGCATGGCCACGAATTTGAAGATGATAGATCTTTCTAATAATGATCTTACTGGCCATATTACTTCCACTGACTGGGCAATGTTTCAGAATCTAGAATTTCTCGACTTGGAGAACAACTTGCTTATGGGCAATATTCCAATTTCTCTGTTTTCCCTTCCATTACTTCGGAGATTAATACTTTCAAACAATAGTTTTTCTGGTCAACTCAATGAATTTTCTAATGTTTCTTCTGACAAACTGAGTGAAGTTTATTTGGATAGTAACAACTTGGAAGGGCCAATTCCTATGTCTGTCTTTGAACTTCGAGGTCTTTGGTTCCTTTCACTTGCTTCAAACAACTTTAATGGTTCCTTGAAACTTGATGATATGATTCAACAATTGAGTTCTCCCAAAAATCTTGATCTTCCGAGTCAGTTAAAAAATTTTACTGATTTCTTGAGAAACCAATCTAACTTATACCACCTAGATCTTTCCAACAACCAGATTCACGGAGAGATACCCAGCTGGATTTGGATTCCTACTCTTAACTACTTAGATCTCTCTCATAACTACTTTGTGACTCTACAAGGACCTTTAACCAATGCTTCTGGGATATACTCTCTGTACCTTCAGTCTAACCAGCTCCAGGGGCCATTGCCAGTTTTCATAGTAGATGCCTCTGTTTTGGATTTTTCAAGGAATAATTTCAGCTCTATACCAACTAACATTGATCACATCTTTAGAAATGTTGAGTTCTTGTCTCTTTCAAGCAATAAACTCAATGGAAGTATTCCTGCATCAATATGTAATATCTCAGAACTCCAAGTTCTAGATATGTCGAACAATTCCGTGAGTGGAACTATCCCCCACTGCTTGTTTGAGATGGTAAATTTTCGGCCACTAGCGGTGCTGAACCTAGAGGGCAACAATCTCAGCGGAAAAATTTCTGATACATTTCCAGGCAATTGTAGCCTACATACCTTAACTCTTAATGGAAACCAACTAGAAGGAGGGCTACCAAAATCTCTGGATAATTGCAAATCCTTGCAAGTTTTAGACCTTGGGAATAACCACATCCAAGATATCTTTCCATGTTACTTGAAGAACATATCCAGCTTGCGTGTTCTCGTTTTAAGATCGAACAAATTCTACGGGTCCATTGGTTGTCCAAGCCATAATGCAACGTGGCCAATGCTACAAATTATAGACTTGGCTTCGAACACTTTTAGTGGCAACCTTCCGAGTAACTCCTTGGCCGGATGGAAGGCAATGACAATTGATGAAATTGGGGCCCAGTTAGAGCCTCGGCACCTGGGATTTCAAGGGTATTATCAAGATACGGTAACAATTACCATGAAAGATCAAGAGCTGAAGCTGGAGAAGATCCTAACTATCTTTACATCCATTGACTTTTCGTGCAACAATTTCGATGGGCATATACCTGAAGAACTAGGAGGACTCAAATACCTACATATTCTCAATTTGTCACAAAATGCATTCACTGGCCAAATTCCATCAACTCTGGCAAAATTGAGTAAGCTCGAGTCATTAGACCTATCTGGTAACGAGCTCACAGGAGAGATTCCTCAACAACTTGCAGATGGTCTTATTTTCCTCTCTGTCATCAACCTTTCATTCAACCAACTGGTGGGAAGGATTCCACGGATCAAGCAATTTGCTACATTTTCGGAAACATCCTATGAAGGGAATAAAGGATTATGtggctttccattgaaagaaaatTGCAGTGGTGATGGAGTGCCTccaatatttgaagaaactCATTCCAACTCAGAGATTGTGGTTGACTGGAACTACCTGAGTGCTGAAttgggttttgtttttggttttgggaTTGTCATTGTGCCATTGATGTTTTGGAAGAGGTGGAGGTTTTGGTATTCTAAAAAGATTGATGACATTCTTTTTAAGATCTTTCCCAAGCTGTATCTTGGAAAAGAATACCGTCGCAAGCCAATGCACAGAAATCAAGCTGGGAGGAGACATCAAGGATAG
- the LOC122277125 gene encoding leucine-rich repeat receptor-like kinase protein CLV1B, which produces MELHLDGINMSAQGNEWCQIISSSLPNLKVLSLSNCHLSGPFHSSLLKLQSLSIIRLDNNNLSTPMPEFFAKFKNLTSLSLTTSGLYDTFLENIFQVPTLEILDLSNNPLLHGSLPDFPRNRSLRILVLRKTKFSGTLSDSIANLTMLSRIDLSGCNFHGSIPCSMANLTQLLYLDISMNYFTRLIPSFSMAKNLTEMNLSHNH; this is translated from the coding sequence ATGGAACTTCATCTTGATGGTATAAACATGTCAGCACAAGGGAATGAGTGGTGCCAAATTATATCATCTTCACTACCAAATCTAAAAGTGTTGAGCTTgtcaaattgtcatctttcgGGCCCTTTTCATTCTTCCTTACTGAAGCTTCAATCTCTATCGATTATTCGTCTGGATAATAACAATTTGTCTACTCCTATGCCAGAGTTCTTTGCAAAGTTCAAAAACTTGACTTCATTATCTCTCACTACTTCTGGGTTGTATGATACATTTCTAGAAAATATCTTCCAGGTACCAACACTAGAGATTCTTGATTTATCTAATAATCCACTACTGCATGGTTCCTTGCCTGATTTTCCTCGTAATAGATCTCTTAGAATCCTGGTGCTTAGAAAGACAAAATTTTCAGGGACATTGTCTGATTCTATTGCTAACCTTACTATGTTGTCCAGAATTGATCTTTCAGGCTGCAATTTCCATGGATCAATCCCATGCTCAATGGCAAATCTTACCCAATTGCTCTATTTGGATATATCAATGAACTATTTCACTAGATTAATTCCATCATTCAGCATGGCCAAGAATCTGACCGAAATGAACCTTTCTCACAATCATTAA
- the LOC122277208 gene encoding uncharacterized protein LOC122277208 encodes MKQFEATPCTPWPSCYWPDSRSRFGLSARKSIGLMKKREKNGFSIRRKNCKRAIMQKLHAIGVPFSLFQNPKTQMKWIHRCCTKEEKWRPVKYDDENASIFTVGNAPISETTKWEKSSGSAAENGGALYDLADPKRYWRRRWPNRNQQLNRKGIIYRIRRL; translated from the exons ATGAAGCAATTTGAGGCCACACCGTGCACGCCATGGCCAAGCTGCTACTGGCCAGATTCGAGGAGTCGTTTCGGCCTTTCAGCGAGAAAATCCATCGGATTGATGAAGAAGAGGGAGAAGAACGGGTTTTCGATTCGGAGGAAGAATTGCAAGCGAGCGATAATGCAAAAGCTCCACGCGATTGGAGTTCCATTTTCCCTATTCCAAAATCCCAAAACCCAAATGAAATGGATCCATCGTTG TTGCACCAAAGAGGAAAAATGGCGACCGGTCAAGTACGACGACGAGAACGCTTCGATTTTCACAGTCGGGAACGCTCCCATTTCGGAAACCACGAAATGGGAGAAGAGCTCGGGATCTGCTGCTGAAAATGGCGGAGCATTGTATGATTTGGCTGACCCTAAGCGGTACTGGCGTCGTCGGTGGCCCAACCGAAATCAGCAATTAAACCGGAAAGGAATCATATATCGGATTCGAAGGCTTTGA